The proteins below come from a single Plantactinospora sp. KBS50 genomic window:
- a CDS encoding ATP-binding protein has translation MMSTVRLSFSPAPVHVRTARLVGVAVARRAGVAEELLDEVRLAIGEACTRAVALHRQYELSDLVLMEMADQGSYTVRVIDRAPVEAGLGLAALPPDELADEALTDEALTTGVGFALLAGFVEDLQVRPVDEGIGTEVRMVWPIGR, from the coding sequence GTGATGTCGACGGTCCGCCTCTCCTTCTCACCCGCTCCGGTGCACGTCCGCACGGCCCGCCTCGTCGGGGTGGCCGTCGCCCGCCGGGCCGGGGTGGCGGAGGAGTTGCTGGACGAGGTCCGGCTGGCGATCGGGGAGGCCTGCACGCGGGCCGTCGCGCTGCACCGCCAGTACGAGCTTTCCGACCTGGTGCTGATGGAGATGGCCGACCAGGGCAGCTACACCGTGCGGGTGATCGACCGGGCACCGGTCGAGGCCGGCCTCGGACTGGCCGCACTGCCCCCGGACGAACTGGCCGACGAGGCGCTCACCGACGAGGCGCTCACCACCGGGGTGGGATTCGCCCTGCTCGCCGGGTTCGTGGAGGACCTTCAGGTGCGGCCGGTGGACGAGGGGATCGGGACCGAGGTCCGGATGGTCTGGCCGATCGGCCGCTAG